CTAATTACAGCAAGAGAGTGAAAACCACAGAAAAGTATTCTCTCATAGTCCTGAGGGTCAGGCACCTGAAATGAAGCTTTCCACAGGGCCATGCTTTCTCTGAGCTCCAAGGGAGAGTCTGTCCTTGCcccttctagcttctggtggcaCCCAGCAAACCTTGATGTCCCTTGGCTAATACTCTTTGCCTCTATTGTCATATCATCTTTTTCCCTTTGTGTGTATGTCTGaacttccttctcctttctctggtAAAGACACTAGACATTGGATTTGAGGTTCACTATGATCTTGTATGACTTagctaattatatctgcaaatacCTTATTTCCATATAAGGTCATTCCATATAAGGTCACATTGTGAGGTTCTGGGGGGATATGACTTTTGGGGAGGCATAATTCAACCAGGTACATGCATCTACTTCCTAGTGAGTTGAACATTCTTTTGTTATTATACTGGGGATTATAACATGAATCCATGACTTTTTAAAGTCTAATGTAAATTAGACCTTATATTATTTTCAGATGGTGCAGTGTGCTTAAGCCACTTTAACTCCATGTATCTTCTTCCGAATTTTGTATTCTtgccatgtattttatttctataaatatttcacaACTTACCTTTTACACAGTCAACATTCATTTGATTTCCCATGTGTTCTTCTTTCATTGCACTTAATTTCCTTATCAACTTCTTGCTTTCATCTGTGATCGCTTTTGTTCTGCCTAATGCtcccttttgtattttctttagtgcAGATCCTTCTGGTGACACATTCTCCCAGGGTCCAGAAGAGGTCAGTATTCTGTTCTCATTTGGGGGAATCTTCTTCCCAGGTATACAGTTCTAGCTTTGTGCGCCTTTTCTTTCCGACAGTAAATGTATCACTCCATTGTCCTCCACCTTCCATCATTTCCACTGAGAAGTCATCTGTAAATGTTATCGTTGCTTCTTTGAAGGTAATatgcctttttttcctctggctgtttttaaatgttctcagtCTTTGGAGTTCAGCTCCAGTGTGCCCaggtgtggttttctttgtattcccTTGCTAAAGATTCTTAATTTGGGGaaggttcctttttttctttttctttctttcttgtgctTGTCTattatgtcttcaaatattttactaacCCTATTTTACTCCTCCCTTGTAGGATTTCAAGGCATGTTTATTGCTCCACTTTTTCATGTCtgtcttttcttccctgtctctatGCAGGTCTGACATTTCCTCATCTCCCTCCCTTTACCAATCTTCTCTGTAGTTTTGTTTCTATGTTGTTAAGCTAAGCTACTTAGGTCTTAATTTCAGCTGATGAGttctgtgtttccagaatttctgattccaTTTAATAAATCCAGTTTGACACTAAAATTCTCCATTTGTCCTCTATTTTCTTAAGCAAGTTGATCAGCATTACTTTGAATTCAGTTTCAGAATCCTAACATCCAGATCTCCTGCACATCTGTTGCTCTTGATGGCTTTTTCCTCTTGGTCCTTTGGTCAATCCATCTTGTCTTCTAGTATCCCCAGTAATTTTTGACTGAATGACGGACTTTATGAAAATTTGTCAGATTATTTGAGCCTCTGTTGATGCTGCTGTCTCCAGAGGCGATCACTTTTGTTTCTGGGGTCAGTTAGGCTACGGACAGACCATATGAGTTCAATATGAGCCGATTTACAGATGGGCTGCATTCTTCCTTCTGGTTGTTCCTTCCTCCTAGGGAGGAGCCCTTCACTTATGTTCAGTATTTCCACCTGAAAGCCTGCGGTTTTTTTTTACTGGAATCCCTCCACCTTGTCAGGTCCTGAACTCCgtgttttttcttctaatttcatTAGACTACTAAAAGCTCTGCTCAGCTGGACTGCCTCTCGTCCTCTTGACTGTGGCCTGTGAATCAGTGAACGCCTCAATACGAAAATCTGCAAAGAATTTTGAACTCACTTCTGTGCAGTTTCTCTCTAATGGGGATTCACTCACTCAGATCTCAGCCGTCTTGACACCTCCTGGCCCCTTTGAACAGAGATTTTGTTTGTAAACcagatttctaatttttctcagCTAGATGGCCACCTGCTGTAAGCCAGTTCTCACCACACAGAAGCAGAACGTGACAGAGCATTTTACGCAGCATGAGAGAAAGGTGGCACAATCGAATCATTTTCAGGGCTCAGAATTACTCTTCAATAGCTTCCCCCAAAAAGTGTATTATTTCAGCCCATCTTTATAAAGGCTCTTCCTGTGCCAGGCAGTATTCTAGGCCTTTGAAGACTGAGTGGTGAACAGGACACAGTCCCTGCTCATGTGAAGCTCACGTTTGGAGAACGGGAGCTGAGGTCAGCAAGGACAATGAGCAGGGACAGGGAACAGACACGGCACAGACACCCTGATGACACCAGGCGCAGGGCTCAGGCCTGCCACCCCAGCTCtttggccaaggcaggaggatcacttgagaccccatctgcacaaaaaaatttaagagatacTGATAACGTGACTCGAATTATCTATTACTGAAGCACATCATAAAGTGATGGCCTTTAAGAGCAGAACGAAATCCATTCCCAAAATGGACCAGTTCAAATCTCTTCTCTCCTATCTGAAACCCAGTCCTGTCCCCAGCGTTCCCACACGCAAGTCTGAGTGGCTCAGGGAAGGCCGTGGGGAGGGACGTGGCCTCTCcttccctgctcctcctctccctgTTTTGGGCTCTAACTCTCCAGTGACAGGGACGGGAAGGAGTGTGCAGGGTCACCATGTGGGGCTCACTGGCCACTGCTGCCCCTTCTCTCCACATGCTCCAGTGCTCCCATCTTCTACCCACTGCTCCTGCCTCTTCAGTGAGGACCCGCTTTAGGGAGGAGATGCCCCCATCATCGTGAGTGGGACAGCTCTCGCTTGGGATGCCACACTTTGCATAAGCCTGAAGGGTCACCCCGGCCTCCACAGCCCCCTTCTTCCAGCCGGGGCTGCACTAGTGGGTGCTGGGACCAGGCCCACCTTCACTCTTGCCTCAGGGATCCACATGGCACAGGCCACAGCCCAGACCTGACGGGAGATTTATGAGCTGGGCCACATTACAGGCAAACACACATCCCTAATCATGACAGACGCTTCCTTTCAGCAACAAGGAAGGGGAGGCTGGGGGCCTGGGATAACAAGGCCAGGAGGGGTATAAAAGCCTGAGAGCCCCAAGCACCtcgcacactcacacactcacactcactcactcacacctCCCCCAGCTCACCTCCTCCACACCCCAGCATGGCCACGTCCACCATGTCCGTCTGCTCCAGCGCTTGCTCCGACTCCTGGCAGGCGGACGACTGCCCAGAGAGCTGCTGCCAGCCCCCCTGCTGTGCCCCCAGCTGCTGCACCCCGGCCCCCTGCCTGACCCTGATCTGTACCCCAATGAGCTGTGTTTCCAGCCCCTGCTGCCAGGCTGCCTGTGAGCCCAGCCCCTGCCAATCAGGCTGCACCAGCTCCTGCACACCCTCGTGCTGCCAGCAGTCTAGCTGCCAGCCAGCTTGCTGCGCCTCTTCCTCTTGCCAGCAGGCCTGCTGTGTGCCCATCTGCTGCAAGTCCGTGTGCTGTGGGCCCACTTGCTGTGAGACTTCGTTATGCTGTCAGCAGTCTAGCTGCCAGCTGGCTTGCTGCACCTCCTCCCCCTGCCAGCAGGCCTGCTGTGTGCCCGTCTGCTGCAAGTCTGTCTGCTGTGTGCCCACCTGCTGCAAGTCTGTGTGCTGTGTGCCCATCTGCTCTGGGGCTTCCTCTCTGTGCTGCCAGCAGTCTAGCTGCCAGCCAGCTTGCTGTACCTCCTCCCCGTGCCAGCAGGCCTGCTGTGTGCCTGTCTGCTGCAAGCCCCTCTGCTGCAAGCCCCTCTGCTGCAAGACCGTCTGCTGTGTGCCCGTCTGCTCTGGGGCTTCCTCTTCATGCTGCCAGCAGTCTAGCTGCCAGCCGGCTTGCTGTACCTCCTCTTGCTGCAGACCCTCCTCCTCCGTGTCCCTGCTCTGCCGCCCCGTGTGCAGGCCTGCCTGCTGCGTGCGCGTCCCCTCCTGCTGTGCCCCCGCCTCCTCCTGCTgtgcccctgcctcctcctgctgTGCCCCCGCCTCCTCCTGCCAGCCCAGCTGCTGCCGCCCGGCCTCCTGCGTGTCCCTCCTCTGCCGCCCCGCGTGCTCCCGCCTGGCCTGCTGAGGCCTCTGCTCAGGCCAGGAGTCCAGCTGCTGCTGGGCACTTCCCCCAGGCCCAACCAGGCTCAGGTCTTGATCTGGCTTAGGTGGCTGCCCCCACCTGGGGACAGGTCCCCATGTCTCCCCTGTGCTGAGGTGACCACCCTCCTTGCTCCCAGGAGCCCCATCCTCGCTGCTCCCCAGCTGCTGCCTCCCAGCACTTACCCACCTGCCTGCTGGGCCCCCGTCCTCCCTCCCAGCTTCTCTGTCCCGGGTCATTTGGCCTCGACCTGAGCCTGTCAGCACCTCTTCCTGCTCCCAATAAACTCTCCTTGGTTACCAGATTCTCTCCTGTGTGCTCCTGGTGGGGGGACACATGGTTTGAGCTGACATCGGTCTCCTCCAGCCATGACTCTTTCTAGGAATGAGTGACTTAACCTAGAAGTCACAAGAACAGTGGCCTAACTCCTCCAGGGGGTCACCAGGTGGGACTCACAGCCACACCAGGAAGGCTCAGTCCCGGCTCAGCCCCCATGCCTGGGTCTTCCTGAGCCTGGTCATTCGCTGCCCTGCGCTGGGCCGTGGGGCTCTCCAGGCCCCAGGACCGCTGCACCCACTGTCCCACCTGGGCGAGCCCACCCTGTAGAGTCAGCTGCCGGGAATCCGGCCTGGGATGCCCGCGCCGCAGCCTCCGGGCCTGGTCACCCTCCCTGTGTGCCGCCCCCTAAGGTTCTGCCCATTTAGCAGAAACGAGAGGGGAGAGTGAGGGGCGGCTGCACCTGCGTGGGAGACAGGGGCCTCGGTGGGGCTCAGTGGGGACATGGAAGGGGCAGAGGGACGCATAGGATGCTCCCAGGGACTCAGTGGGGACAGGAGCATCatgagggtggggagggacacGCAGGATTCCACTGCCCAGCTTGTCCTTTGGGGGGACCAGGCTCCATGGGGTATAGGGATGAGGAGCCGGGACTCCTGCAGATGACCCAGGGTGGGCACAGTCAGCGATGCCCCCCATCTCTCTAGGCTTGGTCCATGCGGGGAGCATGAGCTGCCTGTGATGTCCTGTGGGAAAGGCCATCAGTAGGGACGGTGGTGACATCAGGCCACGCATGGGGCTCCGCCACCAGGGGTGGGCGCAGGGCAGTGAGCCCTCCGTCTGTGAGACCAGCTCCTGCAGGCCAGCTGCAGAGACCAAAACCCTGACGTGAATGCCCGCCCCGGGATGCTCAGACGTCCACAGCCCGGTGGATGTGGTGCTGCCATGGCTGTGGTCAGAACGGGTGCAGGAACACCAGAGAACGCGGCCTGGAGCCCAGGGGGAGGCCCCGCGTGGTGCCGCCCAGTGCCCTCAGTGGCTCGGCTCTCAGCTCCCTGCCCTCCGCGCCGACGGCTGCCAGGAACGTCCACTGCCTAAGCGCACGGCCGCCACACTGCTTCCCGGGCACATTCCTCGCCCGTTTCCTATCACGCTCTTGGTGTTTTTCTTGCAGATTTAGGGCTCGGGATCCTCTGTCCATCACATGCACTCCAGATATTTGTAACCCATCACTGCTTCTGTACCGCACAGTCCCTGAGACTGGAAGCCGGTCTAAGTGTGCTGATGCTGGTTCCTTGTTATTGCTCAGATTTAACTTTTGCCTCATTTGCTGATAAGACTTGTGTGAGGTGCGACGCATTAACCTTTCTCTTCCACCAAAAGCCAACTGTCCTCTTTAAAAGTGAGTTTATTCTCTCCATCTCCCATCTGAAGCATCTCTTTTGCCTGGTAAAAACGGTGGCATAGTCTACTTCTGAAATCTGTATTTTGTTCCATTCATCTCTTGATCTGTCCGTGCACCCACTCCAGACGTTTTATCCGTGTTACTCAGCTTCGTAACACATCCTAGCAGCTCGTAAGGAAGGCGCCgcttcctcattttttaaaaacattggttCTAGCTTGTATATATACTCTCCTCACTTAATTTTAGAAAgcttttcaagtatttttaaaactgctgcaattttgattgggattgcattgagcttttaaatatttaggaggaaactataatttttaatattgccTTCCAGTTACATAGTGAAATTGGTCCATTtagaattttatcattttcttctacAGGTCTAAAATATTCCTATTTGGATTAACTCCTAGGTGTTTCAGAGGCATGTTTTACCAGTGGAAGTGGGGGGCAGTTTTCTATTACGTTGTCTTAGCATATAAATCTTCAATATAATACGTGTCTGTGTAAATTATTCACACATACGCTGTCTTCCCATCAAGCCATGTTTAGCCCCTGACCTTTGCAAGTCCTTTTAGTAGTTCTTACGATTTGTCATTGATTGTCTTGGCGTTTTCTCTGCAGATGAGCTCATCGTTTGAAAATAAGGAGAATTTAACTTCTTATTTCCAGCCTTTACAACTCCCgcttctattgtttcttttgtCGCAACATTACTTTGAACACCCAGAATGATGCTGAATAAATTAAGAGAATCCCTAACGGTTTCTGCTTCTGTGAGAAGGAGTCACAGGCTCACCAGTGCACGTGTGGTTTGCTGTGGGCTTCGGGtagaaaccttttatttttaaaccacatctttctatttctttttttgctgtgaaTTTTCACTTATTAGAATCAATAAGGAATGTTTTGAGGGGGATGGGTGGATTTTAGAGATGTGTGGTGCCTGAGGCGGAGTTTCTAAATCTCCCTAAATCCCAAATAGAAACAGCCAGAATCCACAATGTACATGAGGCCTCACTCTTGGTGTGACCCACATTATGTGGGTTTGGGCAAAGGTGTAATGACACGGTTTTGCTGTTAAAGCATCACACAGAGTTTCACTGCCCGAAagatcctctgtgctctgcccagtcgtccctccctctcctctgcccttggcaaccactgatcttttcagTCTTCATAGTTTGGCCTTTTCCAGAAAGTCATGTGTTTGGAATCACACAGTACGTAGCCTGTTTGGATTAATTTATGTCacttaataatatgcatttaaggtttttCCATACCTTTTCATGACTTAATAGCCTGTTTCTTTTTAGCATTGAGTAGTAACCCACTGTCTGGATGCAGCACGGTTGATTTATCCATCTGCCTACTGAAGGGTATCTCAGCTGCATCCAAGATCTGTCAGCTATTCATAAAGCTGCTAGAAACACCTTTGAACAGGCTTTTGTGTAGACCTAAGTTTtttaactcatttgggtaaataccaaggagcataaTTGCTGGATCCTAAGAGTATTTTTTGTTCTGTAAGAAACCACGAAACTGTCCTCCAAAGTGGCGGTGCCCTCTTGCATTCCCACCGGCACTGAACGGGGGCTCCCGCCGCTCCTTGTCCTGATCAGCATTTGGTGCTGTTGGGGTTTGGGATTTTGGCCTTTCTTACAGGTGTGTCGTagtatctcattattttaatgttcAACTTTCTCATGACGTGGGATGTTCAGTATATTTTCACGCGCTTCTCTGCCACCTGTAAACCTTCCTTGTTGAGGtatctgttcaggtcttttgcccacgTTTGTAACtgggttgttcattttcttattgttgggctttaagagttatttttatattttggacaACCACTTTTATCAGAtatatcttttgcaaatatttttttcccagcctgtggcttgtcttctcattattTTGCTGTTCTATGTCAATTttaaagaaagcttcaggcccagACTGTCCACTGGTGAATGTAATTATCaaaacacttaagaaaaaaatgagaattctaTGCAATCTCTTCATAAAATAGAAGACAGAACACTTCACTACTCATCTCAAGAAGTCAGCATTACTCTGACACCCAAAACAGATAAAGACATCACGTAAAAGGAAagtacagaccaatatccctgacgaatatagacacaaaaatcctgaacaaaatattagcaagtcaAGTAGAACATGAAAAGACTAATACGTTACAACCGGATACCTCAACTGGTATCTCATacttaatgtaaaaattaaaattgatcaaagaaaaaaacacaggggGAAAATCTCTGTGACCTAGCATCAGGCAGATTCAATACCAAAAGCATGACCTAGAAAAGATAAAGGCTGATAAATTGGACGTTTTCaatattaaaacttttatctTCAAAAGACGcttaagaaaatgcaaaagcTAGGCACTAATGgaacatatttgcaaatcacacatCTGACCAAAGTATTTATATCCACAATATATAAAGCATCCCCAAAATTTAACATCAAGAAAACCTAATTTAAAAAGAGGGCCTATGGGCATggtggaatcccagcactttgggaggccaaggcgggtggatcacctgagttcgggagttcaagaccaccactCTGGCTGACATGAtgatacctcatctctactaaaaaatataaaaactagctgggcatggaggtgggcacctgtaatcccagctacatgggaggctgaggcaggagaatcacttgaacccaggaggcagaggctgcagtgagcccagatcgtgtcactgcactccagcctcggtgagaCAGTGggacttttcttttctccaaaaagaaaacaataataataaaaatgaaaaaataaaagggggTCTGAAAATGTAGTGTTTCTACATTTTGCCGAAAAAGATGCACAGATGGTGAATAAGCACATGAAGGATGCTCGGTATGACTACTCATTAGGGAAACACGAATGAACGCCACAGACACCCACATGCCTGTTGGAATGGCTGCGATTCCAAAGACCGACCATGGCAAGTGCTGGCAATGAAGGGGGAGCAGAAACACCCacccactgttggtgggaatgtaaactaccACATCCACTCCAGCAAACACTTTGGCAAACGGGCACATTAAATATTTTGAGCACATCACTAATCACCAATTACAATGGCAATTGCAACAGTTACCACTGCACACTTATTACAAcaactagttttttgtttttgtgttttgtttttttaacttgcaATATCAAGTACTGGCAAGGATGGATGGGAACGAGAACTCTCATGCATTGCTGGCAGAAATGTAAAACAGCACTGCCAccgtggaaaacagtctggcagtttctgATAAAGTTAAACAGACACtgaccatatgatccaggaattcCACGCCTGGGTATTTACCCTAGAGAAACGTAACTCATTACCATGCCCAAAACTGTACACAGGCAATGTTTGTAGAAGCTTTGTTCATAATCCTCAAAACAGGAGACAAAACATCCTTCAatcattgaatgaataaacaaactggtacacccatacaatggaatactgctGAGCAATGGAAAGCAATACACAACTGATACACAGCACGATGTGGAGGAATCCCAAGCGCATTTTGCTAAGTGAAGCAAGTGGAACCTGCCAGGTGGCATACTGCATGATTTTATTCGGTATTCCACACACTGAATGCCCAAAGTACATGATATTCTAGAAGAGACATGAGTGAGGGAGGGGCTGGCCACAATGAGTCAAC
The Saimiri boliviensis isolate mSaiBol1 chromosome 18, mSaiBol1.pri, whole genome shotgun sequence genome window above contains:
- the LOC104651342 gene encoding uncharacterized protein LOC104651342, which codes for MATSTMSVCSSACSDSWQADDCPESCCQPPCCAPSCCTPAPCLTLICTPMSCVSSPCCQAACEPSPCQSGCTSSCTPSCCQQSSCQPACCASSSCQQACCVPICCKSVCCGPTCCETSLCCQQSSCQLACCTSSPCQQACCVPVCCKSVCCVPTCCKSVCCVPICSGASSLCCQQSSCQPACCTSSPCQQACCVPVCCKPLCCKPLCCKTVCCVPVCSGASSSCCQQSSCQPACCTSSCCRPSSSVSLLCRPVCRPACCVRVPSCCAPASSCCAPASSCCAPASSCQPSCCRPASCVSLLCRPACSRLAC